TAACGGTGAGCGGAAGTGGATTCGTCGAATCGATTGTCGGGGTATTTGAGAACATCACGGATACCAGTCTCTGGGATACTTTGCTGGGCGTTGTATCGATCCTCCTGCTTGTCGGACTCAAGGTGAGACAGCTGAAGGGTTGTCCCTTCCTTACCGTTTGCCACGTCTTAAGCGCAAGGTATCGCAGGTCAATATCTCCgacttgatttcttttgtaatacgtCATAAAAGACTGAAAACTAAGCgacgcgtatttttttttcatccggcATTCAACGATTTAagggggtggaaaccaccctacaaagtaaggcatgtcaagggatgatttggcagtttcacccTCAGgaacataattatttcttaaCCAATCCAAATGggaaagttttctcataacgagaagtgaaaagtgtaattttctcaaatgaaaaaaaaaaactgccccAAACGCCCCATGACAcgccttactttggagggtggtttcacccccttaaagtgtttaatggcagatgaaaagagaaaagacgTATCGCTTAGTATTTAGTCTACcgtaacatattacaaaagaaattaaatcggAGAGGTCGACCTTGCATGGTACCTTCTTTGTTAGATCGCGAGCGCTTTTCTCGTTGATCACGTACATTCTTTCTACCGTGTCTCCCGTGAtggtttcttttcttttttcttttttacttttcacgaCTGGAGCAAGAAACAGGCTCCGCCACAGCGACGACCCGAAACCAATTAAACGAGGGTGGCGCGGGTCGAAAAAATCGGTCATAAATTTCCAGCGCTTTCCTAACGCCGTCCGTACAACGGCCTAGTTTCAGGATCCAACAGGTGGCGTCGACGGGGTGTAAAAACGGCGGACCAATTGCTAATACACAGTATTTTTTGCGCAGCCGCGTCCATAGTAGTCCGAAGATTTGATTCCCATTATCTCAAATTAACACCCCGGAATTTTTTTGCGCGGCAGAACCTTCCCGGAAATCGTAGTGGAAACTTTTGGAGGAAGACTATGTGGGTCATCTGCTTGGCGCGGAATGCCGTTGTCGTTATTCTCGCCGCCCTAGTCGCCTACCTTCTCTACCTCAATGACCTCCAGCCGTTTAAACTTACCGGAAAAATTACCGAGGGCCTTCCACCCTTTGTTCCACCCCCCTTCTCGATCACCTACAACAATCAGACGAGCGATTTCCCAACAATCGTCACGGGATTTGGGAGCAGCCTGATCTCCCTGCCGCTTATAGCCGTACTCGAGAACATCGCAATCGCGAAGACCTTCGGTGAGTTGATCAAAGCTTGATTAAGATAAGCGACGGTTTACATTTCTTCAACAATTCAAAATTGGTATTTACACTCTCTTCCCAGCCAAGGGACGTCCCTTGGATGCCACCCAGGAAATGACCGCTCTTGGAGTCTGCAACATCCTCGGCAGCTTTTTTCGCTCCATGCCGGTTACCGGAAGCTTCACTCGGACGGCTGTCAACAATGCGTCAGGAGTCCAAACGCAAATGGGGGGCGTCGTCACCGGCGCCCTGATCCTACTGGCCTGTGGAGTCCTCACTTCGACCTTCGAGTTCATTCCAAAGTCCAGCCTCGCTGCGGTCATCATCGTCGCCATGTACTATATGCTGGATTTCGAGACGTTCAGGGTACTCTGGAGGACTAAGAGTGAGTTCGAAGCTTGCACGTTTGTTCGACTAGGTACCCGCGGATTCCTGATCCTTTGCTTCGCCATCGATCGATACTTCCGTAAAAAGTGTTCCATGTCCACCTTCAATGTTCGATCGTCTCGTTGATCAATTGTGTATACCTTTTATGTATACACCATTAcacaaaaaattgacgatcaaatgtattttttacgAGGAACTTCGGCTTTTTAACGGCGTATGGCGTCGGGTCGATAAATCGATTTGTCCTAGATGTATGAGGAAGGAGGTAAACCTTTAAACGTACTTCAACCGCAAACGCATACGTTCACCTTTCCATTTCACCATTGTGACTGAGTCTGCTATTGAAGGGTCCTCCATACTCTGTCGGCCTTAATTGCCGGCCAGTTCATTTACCGATTAGGTACCTAGATACCGGGAAATTACGGGTCAACGAGCTTTCGAATAAATTGTTCGATGTACGCGGTATTGACCGACCTCTATAATCCTGATCGCTATCGAGTAGTCCACTCGCGATTTCGAACACAGCGTTGGCTGATTAGACAGGTGAAATTGTCGCGCTGAAAAACCGGAATAAACCTCATGTTCTCAGAGATCGATTTGATGCCGTTGACGGTGACGCTGGTCTCCTGTGTTTTCCTGAGCCTCGAGGACGGGATGATTATTGGAATTGTGGTAAACCTCGTGCTACTCTTATACTTTACGGCTCGTCCGGGAGTTCTGGTCCAGGAAGAAACGGTCGACGGCATCAGTATACTGATAATAACGCCGAGGCAATCCCTGAGTTTTCCAGCGGCCGAATATCTGCGGGAGCAAGTTATCTACAGGCAAGTCTTATCATATGGTCTCAATTTTACTTATCCTTCAAAAGTACTGGAGActatccttgaatttttcttatgCCCtggaaatattatatttttaatgtccttgaataacttgaaaatgtCTTGTAattcgttacagattttttactcgacACCATGTTTAATCTCTGTTACACTCGCTGCACTAAACGGTAGTCCACGAACGATTAGTACGGGAAACTTTTCGAGACTTTCGTAACAAGATTCCACCCTCCGATTGTCGTacaagtttcaattttattttactgaGTTCGTTCCCATTTCGACTGGATAGCATGAACTCCGTATAGCCTTGTGGCTTATCCCCGAATCGGATCTCCTCTCAATTTCCATAGCTTGCATAGAAATACCAAATATATAAGCTTGCgcttttcgaaatttatactACGATTTGAATTCACGTACGGATATCGAATCGGTACCAAGAGGTCGGAGGTGAAGTTTCCGTAGGTTCATTCACCTCGTCGATGTTTATAATCTCGTTTCGAGAGACTAGCGATGGTTGTGATACCACGTGGTCAACTCGGCTCATGTCAACATCCACGATCTTTCACACAGGTGCAAATTGAGCGGGGAAACTCTTCCGGTTGTTCTGGACGGTCGTCACGTGTATCGAATCGACGCAACGGTAGCGAAGAATCTTAAGTACCTTCAGACCGATCTCGAGTCCAGGAAGCAGATGCTGATATTCTGGAACTGGAGTCCAGAGGTTCGGCAAACCCTCGAAAGCTACGACAGGTCGCTTGCCCAACAGTTCAGAACCGAACGGACGTTGGACGGGATGTTTGTTGTCCAAGGTAATCGAACCGTTTTATACTGCGTTACGTGCAGCGTGATGAGTCCGACTTAGGACGGAGACCTCGTTTCTGACTTCTGTCCTACCCATGATAAAGAGTCACTTGTTAATTCATCTACTCTACAACCATCGTCTGTTTACCGCAATGCGTTAATCAACGCTTGTGGTCAACGTTTCAGTAACTCACTGTCGGTCAGTTCGTGACATAATTCGCCCTAGAAAGCGCGCAGTTTCCAGGCTCGTTACTGTATACGCAGGATGCGGTCAGCCTCTTTTTGCGTCGTATTCGCCCTCATAGTCATTCTTAATGACTTGAATAAAATGCAGCGTTTATTTTCAGCAGAAATCAACGCGGTTCGAACGGAATGAAACGTTGCATTAACGACGATCGTGATTTAGAGAACAAAGTATTTCTGTGCAACTGAAACCTGATTGTCAGATAAGTTCATACTTCTGTCGCCTTGAAAGTTACAAGGAATAATATGGAGGCACCATGACGCACCTATCGGTCAATCAGTTTCGTGCATTTCCTACATCGCAACACGGTTCGAACTTCTAACCGATACCTAAAGTTTAATTGTTGTGGTAATTGATTGTACATATTTACTAATAAAGTATCGTCTCTTGTGTTTTAcctttatttgtaattttcttatcttttcGCAACTTGCAGGTTTTAGACACGGTATAAAAGTCgctttcctctttcttttggcAACCGGATTTTACATTAAGATTAAGCTGGTTCGCGGCACCCTGGATGTTCGAATTCCCCAAAAAGTATTTCACTGATTACCAAACCCAATCCTCGAGTCGTTTAAGCCTATTACTTCTGACAAGGGTGAAAGATTTTCGACTCGAAACGCCAAACCCGTACTTCTAAACCTCTCCTGAATCAGGCTTTTCGTATACAGATGCGCATGAAAGGATTTGGCGGCAATTATGCTGGTGGGCGGAGGAATGTAGATAGTTGTATCGCCTCGAGGGTTAACAAGTCACCGACGCGTATATTATCTCCATCTGAAATGCCAGTGCTTAAGTGTGTATTCCGAGATAAATCGTACAGAGGAAAGCGTCCAGACCTAATCGCGGGAAAGAGTGATTATTCACATAATTTGCCTCTTGAGTTTGTTTTCTGTCTGCGTTTGCTGgcaaataatatgtatacctcCAGCACTTGATGAAAATTgctgtataatattatataagttGAGCATTTAGCCGTTATCATTAAATTGAGGACA
This is a stretch of genomic DNA from Neodiprion fabricii isolate iyNeoFabr1 chromosome 2, iyNeoFabr1.1, whole genome shotgun sequence. It encodes these proteins:
- the LOC124176278 gene encoding sodium-independent sulfate anion transporter-like isoform X9; the encoded protein is MRLSLSREMASQKCDPKELLRRRIPIVAWLPLYTWNKLFQDAMAGLTVGLTAIPQGIAYAVVAGLPAQYGLYSGFMGCFVYLILGCSKDITIGPTAIMALMVQSSVTKYGADGAVLMCFLSGCIIFLLGILHMGFLVDFISMPVISGFTNAAAVTIGSSQLKSLLGITVSGSGFVESIVGVFENITDTSLWDTLLGVVSILLLVGLKNLPGNRSGNFWRKTMWVICLARNAVVVILAALVAYLLYLNDLQPFKLTGKITEGLPPFVPPPFSITYNNQTSDFPTIVTGFGSSLISLPLIAVLENIAIAKTFAKGRPLDATQEMTALGVCNILGSFFRSMPVTGSFTRTAVNNASGVQTQMGGVVTGALILLACGVLTSTFEFIPKSSLAAVIIVAMYYMLDFETFRVLWRTKKIDLMPLTVTLVSCVFLSLEDGMIIGIVVNLVLLLYFTARPGVLVQEETVDGISILIITPRQSLSFPAAEYLREQVIYRCKLSGETLPVVLDGRHVYRIDATVAKNLKYLQTDLESRKQMLIFWNWSPEVRQTLESYDRSLAQQFRTERTLDGMFVVQAEINAVRTE
- the LOC124176278 gene encoding sodium-independent sulfate anion transporter-like isoform X5, which gives rise to MPSSDVRLENDGEPSPLLRREMASQKCDPKELLRRRIPIVAWLPLYTWNKLFQDAMAGLTVGLTAIPQGIAYAVVAGLPAQYGLYSGFMGCFVYLILGCSKDITIGPTAIMALMVQSSVTKYGADGAVLMCFLSGCIIFLLGILHMGFLVDFISMPVISGFTNAAAVTIGSSQLKSLLGITVSGSGFVESIVGVFENITDTSLWDTLLGVVSILLLVGLKNLPGNRSGNFWRKTMWVICLARNAVVVILAALVAYLLYLNDLQPFKLTGKITEGLPPFVPPPFSITYNNQTSDFPTIVTGFGSSLISLPLIAVLENIAIAKTFAKGRPLDATQEMTALGVCNILGSFFRSMPVTGSFTRTAVNNASGVQTQMGGVVTGALILLACGVLTSTFEFIPKSSLAAVIIVAMYYMLDFETFRVLWRTKKIDLMPLTVTLVSCVFLSLEDGMIIGIVVNLVLLLYFTARPGVLVQEETVDGISILIITPRQSLSFPAAEYLREQVIYRCKLSGETLPVVLDGRHVYRIDATVAKNLKYLQTDLESRKQMLIFWNWSPEVRQTLESYDRSLAQQFRTERTLDGMFVVQAEINAVRTE
- the LOC124176278 gene encoding sodium-independent sulfate anion transporter-like isoform X4, with the translated sequence MEEFNAGIVWPTKSEKTGKNHQTAKLCREMASQKCDPKELLRRRIPIVAWLPLYTWNKLFQDAMAGLTVGLTAIPQGIAYAVVAGLPAQYGLYSGFMGCFVYLILGCSKDITIGPTAIMALMVQSSVTKYGADGAVLMCFLSGCIIFLLGILHMGFLVDFISMPVISGFTNAAAVTIGSSQLKSLLGITVSGSGFVESIVGVFENITDTSLWDTLLGVVSILLLVGLKNLPGNRSGNFWRKTMWVICLARNAVVVILAALVAYLLYLNDLQPFKLTGKITEGLPPFVPPPFSITYNNQTSDFPTIVTGFGSSLISLPLIAVLENIAIAKTFAKGRPLDATQEMTALGVCNILGSFFRSMPVTGSFTRTAVNNASGVQTQMGGVVTGALILLACGVLTSTFEFIPKSSLAAVIIVAMYYMLDFETFRVLWRTKKIDLMPLTVTLVSCVFLSLEDGMIIGIVVNLVLLLYFTARPGVLVQEETVDGISILIITPRQSLSFPAAEYLREQVIYRCKLSGETLPVVLDGRHVYRIDATVAKNLKYLQTDLESRKQMLIFWNWSPEVRQTLESYDRSLAQQFRTERTLDGMFVVQAEINAVRTE
- the LOC124176278 gene encoding sodium-independent sulfate anion transporter-like isoform X8 gives rise to the protein MYKFNFEGREMASQKCDPKELLRRRIPIVAWLPLYTWNKLFQDAMAGLTVGLTAIPQGIAYAVVAGLPAQYGLYSGFMGCFVYLILGCSKDITIGPTAIMALMVQSSVTKYGADGAVLMCFLSGCIIFLLGILHMGFLVDFISMPVISGFTNAAAVTIGSSQLKSLLGITVSGSGFVESIVGVFENITDTSLWDTLLGVVSILLLVGLKNLPGNRSGNFWRKTMWVICLARNAVVVILAALVAYLLYLNDLQPFKLTGKITEGLPPFVPPPFSITYNNQTSDFPTIVTGFGSSLISLPLIAVLENIAIAKTFAKGRPLDATQEMTALGVCNILGSFFRSMPVTGSFTRTAVNNASGVQTQMGGVVTGALILLACGVLTSTFEFIPKSSLAAVIIVAMYYMLDFETFRVLWRTKKIDLMPLTVTLVSCVFLSLEDGMIIGIVVNLVLLLYFTARPGVLVQEETVDGISILIITPRQSLSFPAAEYLREQVIYRCKLSGETLPVVLDGRHVYRIDATVAKNLKYLQTDLESRKQMLIFWNWSPEVRQTLESYDRSLAQQFRTERTLDGMFVVQAEINAVRTE
- the LOC124176278 gene encoding sodium-independent sulfate anion transporter-like isoform X7 codes for the protein MSYYAVPTRREMASQKCDPKELLRRRIPIVAWLPLYTWNKLFQDAMAGLTVGLTAIPQGIAYAVVAGLPAQYGLYSGFMGCFVYLILGCSKDITIGPTAIMALMVQSSVTKYGADGAVLMCFLSGCIIFLLGILHMGFLVDFISMPVISGFTNAAAVTIGSSQLKSLLGITVSGSGFVESIVGVFENITDTSLWDTLLGVVSILLLVGLKNLPGNRSGNFWRKTMWVICLARNAVVVILAALVAYLLYLNDLQPFKLTGKITEGLPPFVPPPFSITYNNQTSDFPTIVTGFGSSLISLPLIAVLENIAIAKTFAKGRPLDATQEMTALGVCNILGSFFRSMPVTGSFTRTAVNNASGVQTQMGGVVTGALILLACGVLTSTFEFIPKSSLAAVIIVAMYYMLDFETFRVLWRTKKIDLMPLTVTLVSCVFLSLEDGMIIGIVVNLVLLLYFTARPGVLVQEETVDGISILIITPRQSLSFPAAEYLREQVIYRCKLSGETLPVVLDGRHVYRIDATVAKNLKYLQTDLESRKQMLIFWNWSPEVRQTLESYDRSLAQQFRTERTLDGMFVVQAEINAVRTE
- the LOC124176278 gene encoding sodium-independent sulfate anion transporter-like isoform X2 — its product is MPSSDVRLENDGEPSPLLRTDREIMEEFNAGIVWPTKSEKTGKNHQTAKLCREMASQKCDPKELLRRRIPIVAWLPLYTWNKLFQDAMAGLTVGLTAIPQGIAYAVVAGLPAQYGLYSGFMGCFVYLILGCSKDITIGPTAIMALMVQSSVTKYGADGAVLMCFLSGCIIFLLGILHMGFLVDFISMPVISGFTNAAAVTIGSSQLKSLLGITVSGSGFVESIVGVFENITDTSLWDTLLGVVSILLLVGLKNLPGNRSGNFWRKTMWVICLARNAVVVILAALVAYLLYLNDLQPFKLTGKITEGLPPFVPPPFSITYNNQTSDFPTIVTGFGSSLISLPLIAVLENIAIAKTFAKGRPLDATQEMTALGVCNILGSFFRSMPVTGSFTRTAVNNASGVQTQMGGVVTGALILLACGVLTSTFEFIPKSSLAAVIIVAMYYMLDFETFRVLWRTKKIDLMPLTVTLVSCVFLSLEDGMIIGIVVNLVLLLYFTARPGVLVQEETVDGISILIITPRQSLSFPAAEYLREQVIYRCKLSGETLPVVLDGRHVYRIDATVAKNLKYLQTDLESRKQMLIFWNWSPEVRQTLESYDRSLAQQFRTERTLDGMFVVQEINAVRTE
- the LOC124176278 gene encoding sodium-independent sulfate anion transporter-like isoform X6, which codes for MNMRKVVASVGEKGREMASQKCDPKELLRRRIPIVAWLPLYTWNKLFQDAMAGLTVGLTAIPQGIAYAVVAGLPAQYGLYSGFMGCFVYLILGCSKDITIGPTAIMALMVQSSVTKYGADGAVLMCFLSGCIIFLLGILHMGFLVDFISMPVISGFTNAAAVTIGSSQLKSLLGITVSGSGFVESIVGVFENITDTSLWDTLLGVVSILLLVGLKNLPGNRSGNFWRKTMWVICLARNAVVVILAALVAYLLYLNDLQPFKLTGKITEGLPPFVPPPFSITYNNQTSDFPTIVTGFGSSLISLPLIAVLENIAIAKTFAKGRPLDATQEMTALGVCNILGSFFRSMPVTGSFTRTAVNNASGVQTQMGGVVTGALILLACGVLTSTFEFIPKSSLAAVIIVAMYYMLDFETFRVLWRTKKIDLMPLTVTLVSCVFLSLEDGMIIGIVVNLVLLLYFTARPGVLVQEETVDGISILIITPRQSLSFPAAEYLREQVIYRCKLSGETLPVVLDGRHVYRIDATVAKNLKYLQTDLESRKQMLIFWNWSPEVRQTLESYDRSLAQQFRTERTLDGMFVVQAEINAVRTE
- the LOC124176278 gene encoding sodium-independent sulfate anion transporter-like isoform X10 — its product is MASQKCDPKELLRRRIPIVAWLPLYTWNKLFQDAMAGLTVGLTAIPQGIAYAVVAGLPAQYGLYSGFMGCFVYLILGCSKDITIGPTAIMALMVQSSVTKYGADGAVLMCFLSGCIIFLLGILHMGFLVDFISMPVISGFTNAAAVTIGSSQLKSLLGITVSGSGFVESIVGVFENITDTSLWDTLLGVVSILLLVGLKNLPGNRSGNFWRKTMWVICLARNAVVVILAALVAYLLYLNDLQPFKLTGKITEGLPPFVPPPFSITYNNQTSDFPTIVTGFGSSLISLPLIAVLENIAIAKTFAKGRPLDATQEMTALGVCNILGSFFRSMPVTGSFTRTAVNNASGVQTQMGGVVTGALILLACGVLTSTFEFIPKSSLAAVIIVAMYYMLDFETFRVLWRTKKIDLMPLTVTLVSCVFLSLEDGMIIGIVVNLVLLLYFTARPGVLVQEETVDGISILIITPRQSLSFPAAEYLREQVIYRCKLSGETLPVVLDGRHVYRIDATVAKNLKYLQTDLESRKQMLIFWNWSPEVRQTLESYDRSLAQQFRTERTLDGMFVVQAEINAVRTE
- the LOC124176278 gene encoding sodium-independent sulfate anion transporter-like isoform X3, with the translated sequence MSYYAVPTRTDREIMEEFNAGIVWPTKSEKTGKNHQTAKLCREMASQKCDPKELLRRRIPIVAWLPLYTWNKLFQDAMAGLTVGLTAIPQGIAYAVVAGLPAQYGLYSGFMGCFVYLILGCSKDITIGPTAIMALMVQSSVTKYGADGAVLMCFLSGCIIFLLGILHMGFLVDFISMPVISGFTNAAAVTIGSSQLKSLLGITVSGSGFVESIVGVFENITDTSLWDTLLGVVSILLLVGLKNLPGNRSGNFWRKTMWVICLARNAVVVILAALVAYLLYLNDLQPFKLTGKITEGLPPFVPPPFSITYNNQTSDFPTIVTGFGSSLISLPLIAVLENIAIAKTFAKGRPLDATQEMTALGVCNILGSFFRSMPVTGSFTRTAVNNASGVQTQMGGVVTGALILLACGVLTSTFEFIPKSSLAAVIIVAMYYMLDFETFRVLWRTKKIDLMPLTVTLVSCVFLSLEDGMIIGIVVNLVLLLYFTARPGVLVQEETVDGISILIITPRQSLSFPAAEYLREQVIYRCKLSGETLPVVLDGRHVYRIDATVAKNLKYLQTDLESRKQMLIFWNWSPEVRQTLESYDRSLAQQFRTERTLDGMFVVQAEINAVRTE
- the LOC124176278 gene encoding sodium-independent sulfate anion transporter-like isoform X1; translated protein: MPSSDVRLENDGEPSPLLRTDREIMEEFNAGIVWPTKSEKTGKNHQTAKLCREMASQKCDPKELLRRRIPIVAWLPLYTWNKLFQDAMAGLTVGLTAIPQGIAYAVVAGLPAQYGLYSGFMGCFVYLILGCSKDITIGPTAIMALMVQSSVTKYGADGAVLMCFLSGCIIFLLGILHMGFLVDFISMPVISGFTNAAAVTIGSSQLKSLLGITVSGSGFVESIVGVFENITDTSLWDTLLGVVSILLLVGLKNLPGNRSGNFWRKTMWVICLARNAVVVILAALVAYLLYLNDLQPFKLTGKITEGLPPFVPPPFSITYNNQTSDFPTIVTGFGSSLISLPLIAVLENIAIAKTFAKGRPLDATQEMTALGVCNILGSFFRSMPVTGSFTRTAVNNASGVQTQMGGVVTGALILLACGVLTSTFEFIPKSSLAAVIIVAMYYMLDFETFRVLWRTKKIDLMPLTVTLVSCVFLSLEDGMIIGIVVNLVLLLYFTARPGVLVQEETVDGISILIITPRQSLSFPAAEYLREQVIYRCKLSGETLPVVLDGRHVYRIDATVAKNLKYLQTDLESRKQMLIFWNWSPEVRQTLESYDRSLAQQFRTERTLDGMFVVQAEINAVRTE